In Carya illinoinensis cultivar Pawnee chromosome 16, C.illinoinensisPawnee_v1, whole genome shotgun sequence, a single window of DNA contains:
- the LOC122299725 gene encoding disease resistance protein RPV1-like isoform X2, with amino-acid sequence MAVQGASSSSLSSFTHRWKYDVFLSFRGEDTRNNFTAHLYAALVQRGINTYRDDDKLKRGEEISQALSEAIESSRISVVVLSKKYASSRWCLEELAMIIDCEKTKQQIVLPVFYNVDPTEVRHQSKSFGKAWAKLKDKIKDETKLQRWKSALTEVANLAGFTSGGRNESEFIQEVVRTVFKVVMPKSLNHISKHLVGMQSRVQYVRNKLSSVEVNDTTRILGIFGVGGVGKTTLAKEIYNSFLNQFQYSCFLADVRETSKQGKVLIRLQKTLLREILGDSSLKVQNEDEGMGLIKKMLLSKKVLLLLDDVDQLSQVEKLLGDCDWLGSGSLIIITTRNERLLTDYNVHLTYKMEELDHNEARRLFCWKAFENEEPNQGFAELTENFLGYAGGLPLALEVLGSYLYKREEIKFWEDALEKYKRIPPDNIQDKLRISYDGLEESEKSIFLDIACFFAGEREEYVTNRLNGCGFFPHTGIPILREKSLITIDKDGTINMHDLLKVMGKEIVRKESEKDPGKRTRLWFHEDVRYVLEQNKGTNKIEGIRIDLPEKKGLIHLSPGTFEKMPNLRVLVNRNALFSEPPSYFSNELRVLDFKNYHGTSLPSNFNGKKLVDLRMTKWKLKSLGNEFKNFQNLKFLILVKCDFLKRIPDMSGLPNIEELDIEGCNRLVEVDQSVGSLSKLVLLSIRYCAKLKSFPSYLNTRSLKKFFVEFCKSLVSFPEIGLEIKRLHWIQWNSTGIKELPSSIGNLTKLKILTLEDNVHLAHLPSSILQLEHLYALNLGGCTDIITYPKVSVHLTHHCRPPSNSSTFTNCFSTLQGLNLSGSTLVILPSWMDRFVQLTRLYLSDCKKLKKIEELPPNIEVVEVSGCISLESFPEVSKRFEFNTSNLSKLHSIDLHGCSKMLVNVGSHVAAILSPQVSLSLCFLDR; translated from the exons ATGGCCGTTCAAGGtgcttcttcctcttcccttTCTTCTTTTACTCATAGGTGGAAGTACGATGTATTCTTGAGCTTTAGAGGTGAGGATACTCGTAACAATTTTACTGCCCATCTATATGCTGCTTTAGTTCAAAGAGGCATAAACACATACAGAGATGACGACAAGCTTAAAAGAGGGGAAGAAATCTCACAAGCACTTTCCGAAGCTATCGAAAGCTCAAGGATTTCAGTTGTAGTACTCTCAAAAAAGTATGCATCATCGAGATGGTGCTTGGAAGAGTTGGCGATGATCATCGATTGTGAAAAAACAAAGCAACAAATAGTTCTACCAGTGTTTTACAATGTAGATCCAACAGAGGTACGACATCAGAGTAAGAGTTTCGGAAAAGCATGGGCTAAACTTAAAGATAAGATCAAGGATGAGACGAAGTTACAGAGGTGGAAATCAGCCCTTACAGAAGTGGCCAACTTGGCTGGGTTCACTTCAGGAGGCAG GAACGAATCTGAATTTATCCAAGAAGTTGTTCGAACGGTTTTTAAAGTAGTTATGCCTAAATCTTTAAATCACATTTCCAAGCATCTAGTTGGAATGCAGTCTAGAGTACAGTACGTCCGTAATAAGCTTTCAAGTGTAGAAGTGAATGACACTACACGCATACTAGGGATCTTTGGAGTTGGTGGAGTCGGTAAAACAACTCTGGCTAAAGAGATCTACAACTCATTTCTTAACCAGTTTCAATATAGTTGTTTTCTTGCCGACGTGAGAGAAACTTCAAAGCAAGGGAAGGTTTTAATTCGATTGCAAAAAACACTTCTTCGTGAGATCCTAGGAGACTCGAGTTTGAAGGTTcaaaatgaagatgaaggaaTGGGTCTCATAAAAAAGATGCTTTTGAGTAAAAAGGTTCTTTTActtcttgatgatgtggatcAATTGTCCCAAGTTGAAAAGTTACTTGGAGATTGTGATTGGCTTGGTTCAGGaagtttaattattataacaaCAAGAAATGAACGTTTATTAACTGATTATAATGTTCATCTAACATACAAGATGGAGGAATTGGATCACAATGAAGCTCGTCGGCTGTTTTGTTGGAAAGCATTCGAAAATGAAGAACCTAACCAAGGTTTTGCAGAACTCACAGAAAATTTTTTGGGTTATGCTGGGGGCCTTCCATTGGCTTTAGAAGTGCTGGGgtcatatttatataaaagagaagaaattaaattttggGAAGATGCTCTAGAAAAGTACAAAAGAATTCCTCCCGATAATATTCAAGACAAGCTTAGAATAAGCTATGATGGTTTGGAAGAAAGTGAAAAGAGTATTTTCTTGgacattgcatgtttctttgcaGGGGAACGTGAAGAATATGTTACTAACAGACTTAATGGTTGTGGTTTCTTTCCCCATACCGGTATCCCAATACTAAGGGAGAAGTCTCTCATAACCATTGATAAGGATGGCACAATAAACATGCATGATTTACTCAAAGTCATGGGCAAAGAAATTGTTCGTAAAGAGTCAGAGAAAGATCCTGGAAAACGCACTAGGTTGTGGTTTCATGAAGATGTTCGTTATGTACTTGAACAAAATAAG GgaacaaacaaaattgaaggCATACGGATAGACTTGCCTGAAAAGAAGGGTTTGATACACTTGAGTCCTGGAACTTTCGAAAAGATGCCAAATCTCAGAGTACTCGTAAATCGTAATGCACTCTTTTCAGAACCACCTAGTTATTTCTCCAATGAGTTGAGGGTGcttgattttaaaaactatCATGGTACATCTCTTCCATCGAATTTTAATGGAAAGAAACTGGTTGATTTAAGAATGACTAAGTGGAAGCTCAAATCATTGGGAAATGAATTCAAG aactttcagaatttgaaatttttgattttggttAAGTGTGATTTCCTAAAAAGAATTCCCGATATGTCGGGGCTTCCAAATATAGAGGAATTGGACATTGAGGGTTGCAATAGATTAGTTGAGGTAGATCAATCTGTTGGATCCCTTAGCAAACTAGTCCTGTTGTCAATTCGCTATTGCGCTAAACTTAAAAGTTTTCCAAGTTACCTCAACACGAGATCTCTGAAAAagttttttgttgaattttgcAAAAGCCTGGTGTCCTTTCCTGAAATTGGGCTGGAAATAAAACGTTTGCACTGGATTCAATGGAACTCCACTGGTATAAAAGAACTGCCTTCTTCTATTGGGAATCTCACTAAACTTAAAATATTAACTCTAGAAGACAACGTACACCTTGCGCATCTTCCTTCTAGCATTCTTCAGTTGGAACATCTATATGCTCTCAATCTCGGTGGCTGCACAGATATTATAACGTATCCGAAAGTGTCAGTGCATTTGACTCATCATTGTCGGCCCCCATCAAATTCCTCCACGTTTACCAACTGCTTCTCCACACTGCAAGGATTAAATCTATCAGGGAGCACTTTGGTTATCCTTCCTTCCTGGATGGATCGATTTGTTCAATTGACGAGACTCTATTTAAGTGATTGcaagaaactcaaaaaaatcgAAGAACTTCCCCCAAATATAGAAGTGGTAGAAGTTAGTGGATGCATCTCGTTGGAAAGTTTTCCAGAAGTATCAAAGAGGTTTGAATTCAATACCAGCAATTTGAGTAAACTACATTCGATTGACTTGCATGGATGCTCTAAAATGCTTGTAAATGTTGGGAGTCATGTGGCAGCTATTCTAAGCCCCcaggtatctctctctctctgttttttggATAG GTAA
- the LOC122299725 gene encoding disease resistance protein RPV1-like isoform X1, whose protein sequence is MAVQGASSSSLSSFTHRWKYDVFLSFRGEDTRNNFTAHLYAALVQRGINTYRDDDKLKRGEEISQALSEAIESSRISVVVLSKKYASSRWCLEELAMIIDCEKTKQQIVLPVFYNVDPTEVRHQSKSFGKAWAKLKDKIKDETKLQRWKSALTEVANLAGFTSGGRNESEFIQEVVRTVFKVVMPKSLNHISKHLVGMQSRVQYVRNKLSSVEVNDTTRILGIFGVGGVGKTTLAKEIYNSFLNQFQYSCFLADVRETSKQGKVLIRLQKTLLREILGDSSLKVQNEDEGMGLIKKMLLSKKVLLLLDDVDQLSQVEKLLGDCDWLGSGSLIIITTRNERLLTDYNVHLTYKMEELDHNEARRLFCWKAFENEEPNQGFAELTENFLGYAGGLPLALEVLGSYLYKREEIKFWEDALEKYKRIPPDNIQDKLRISYDGLEESEKSIFLDIACFFAGEREEYVTNRLNGCGFFPHTGIPILREKSLITIDKDGTINMHDLLKVMGKEIVRKESEKDPGKRTRLWFHEDVRYVLEQNKGTNKIEGIRIDLPEKKGLIHLSPGTFEKMPNLRVLVNRNALFSEPPSYFSNELRVLDFKNYHGTSLPSNFNGKKLVDLRMTKWKLKSLGNEFKNFQNLKFLILVKCDFLKRIPDMSGLPNIEELDIEGCNRLVEVDQSVGSLSKLVLLSIRYCAKLKSFPSYLNTRSLKKFFVEFCKSLVSFPEIGLEIKRLHWIQWNSTGIKELPSSIGNLTKLKILTLEDNVHLAHLPSSILQLEHLYALNLGGCTDIITYPKVSVHLTHHCRPPSNSSTFTNCFSTLQGLNLSGSTLVILPSWMDRFVQLTRLYLSDCKKLKKIEELPPNIEVVEVSGCISLESFPEVSKRFEFNTSNLSKLHSIDLHGCSKMLVNVGSHVAAILSPQEGPQYNHSCGLLFPGNKIPNWFYHCKETSNSCSSDMFIEVELLNPSVIKGILTCAVFTKTSACSTLYHEHLEFTSISITVNYDGRCLGNISRAVFLKGSDHVWLAFCELEPFTLANGSLQICFEWDSDEILVKHCGVHLVRKEEKNAKRKRDDDDEKYYSMDDNLEDGDVGD, encoded by the exons ATGGCCGTTCAAGGtgcttcttcctcttcccttTCTTCTTTTACTCATAGGTGGAAGTACGATGTATTCTTGAGCTTTAGAGGTGAGGATACTCGTAACAATTTTACTGCCCATCTATATGCTGCTTTAGTTCAAAGAGGCATAAACACATACAGAGATGACGACAAGCTTAAAAGAGGGGAAGAAATCTCACAAGCACTTTCCGAAGCTATCGAAAGCTCAAGGATTTCAGTTGTAGTACTCTCAAAAAAGTATGCATCATCGAGATGGTGCTTGGAAGAGTTGGCGATGATCATCGATTGTGAAAAAACAAAGCAACAAATAGTTCTACCAGTGTTTTACAATGTAGATCCAACAGAGGTACGACATCAGAGTAAGAGTTTCGGAAAAGCATGGGCTAAACTTAAAGATAAGATCAAGGATGAGACGAAGTTACAGAGGTGGAAATCAGCCCTTACAGAAGTGGCCAACTTGGCTGGGTTCACTTCAGGAGGCAG GAACGAATCTGAATTTATCCAAGAAGTTGTTCGAACGGTTTTTAAAGTAGTTATGCCTAAATCTTTAAATCACATTTCCAAGCATCTAGTTGGAATGCAGTCTAGAGTACAGTACGTCCGTAATAAGCTTTCAAGTGTAGAAGTGAATGACACTACACGCATACTAGGGATCTTTGGAGTTGGTGGAGTCGGTAAAACAACTCTGGCTAAAGAGATCTACAACTCATTTCTTAACCAGTTTCAATATAGTTGTTTTCTTGCCGACGTGAGAGAAACTTCAAAGCAAGGGAAGGTTTTAATTCGATTGCAAAAAACACTTCTTCGTGAGATCCTAGGAGACTCGAGTTTGAAGGTTcaaaatgaagatgaaggaaTGGGTCTCATAAAAAAGATGCTTTTGAGTAAAAAGGTTCTTTTActtcttgatgatgtggatcAATTGTCCCAAGTTGAAAAGTTACTTGGAGATTGTGATTGGCTTGGTTCAGGaagtttaattattataacaaCAAGAAATGAACGTTTATTAACTGATTATAATGTTCATCTAACATACAAGATGGAGGAATTGGATCACAATGAAGCTCGTCGGCTGTTTTGTTGGAAAGCATTCGAAAATGAAGAACCTAACCAAGGTTTTGCAGAACTCACAGAAAATTTTTTGGGTTATGCTGGGGGCCTTCCATTGGCTTTAGAAGTGCTGGGgtcatatttatataaaagagaagaaattaaattttggGAAGATGCTCTAGAAAAGTACAAAAGAATTCCTCCCGATAATATTCAAGACAAGCTTAGAATAAGCTATGATGGTTTGGAAGAAAGTGAAAAGAGTATTTTCTTGgacattgcatgtttctttgcaGGGGAACGTGAAGAATATGTTACTAACAGACTTAATGGTTGTGGTTTCTTTCCCCATACCGGTATCCCAATACTAAGGGAGAAGTCTCTCATAACCATTGATAAGGATGGCACAATAAACATGCATGATTTACTCAAAGTCATGGGCAAAGAAATTGTTCGTAAAGAGTCAGAGAAAGATCCTGGAAAACGCACTAGGTTGTGGTTTCATGAAGATGTTCGTTATGTACTTGAACAAAATAAG GgaacaaacaaaattgaaggCATACGGATAGACTTGCCTGAAAAGAAGGGTTTGATACACTTGAGTCCTGGAACTTTCGAAAAGATGCCAAATCTCAGAGTACTCGTAAATCGTAATGCACTCTTTTCAGAACCACCTAGTTATTTCTCCAATGAGTTGAGGGTGcttgattttaaaaactatCATGGTACATCTCTTCCATCGAATTTTAATGGAAAGAAACTGGTTGATTTAAGAATGACTAAGTGGAAGCTCAAATCATTGGGAAATGAATTCAAG aactttcagaatttgaaatttttgattttggttAAGTGTGATTTCCTAAAAAGAATTCCCGATATGTCGGGGCTTCCAAATATAGAGGAATTGGACATTGAGGGTTGCAATAGATTAGTTGAGGTAGATCAATCTGTTGGATCCCTTAGCAAACTAGTCCTGTTGTCAATTCGCTATTGCGCTAAACTTAAAAGTTTTCCAAGTTACCTCAACACGAGATCTCTGAAAAagttttttgttgaattttgcAAAAGCCTGGTGTCCTTTCCTGAAATTGGGCTGGAAATAAAACGTTTGCACTGGATTCAATGGAACTCCACTGGTATAAAAGAACTGCCTTCTTCTATTGGGAATCTCACTAAACTTAAAATATTAACTCTAGAAGACAACGTACACCTTGCGCATCTTCCTTCTAGCATTCTTCAGTTGGAACATCTATATGCTCTCAATCTCGGTGGCTGCACAGATATTATAACGTATCCGAAAGTGTCAGTGCATTTGACTCATCATTGTCGGCCCCCATCAAATTCCTCCACGTTTACCAACTGCTTCTCCACACTGCAAGGATTAAATCTATCAGGGAGCACTTTGGTTATCCTTCCTTCCTGGATGGATCGATTTGTTCAATTGACGAGACTCTATTTAAGTGATTGcaagaaactcaaaaaaatcgAAGAACTTCCCCCAAATATAGAAGTGGTAGAAGTTAGTGGATGCATCTCGTTGGAAAGTTTTCCAGAAGTATCAAAGAGGTTTGAATTCAATACCAGCAATTTGAGTAAACTACATTCGATTGACTTGCATGGATGCTCTAAAATGCTTGTAAATGTTGGGAGTCATGTGGCAGCTATTCTAAGCCCCcag GAAGGTCCACAGTACAACCATTCATGCGGCCTTCTATTTCCTGGAAATAAGATTCCAAATTGGTTCTACCATTGCAAGGAGACTTCAAATAGTTGTTCAAGTGATATGTTTATTGAAGTTGAACTGCTCAATCCTAGTGTGATTAAAGGAATCCTTACATGTGCTGTTTTCACCAAAACCAGTGCTTGTTCTACCCTCTACCATGAACATCTTGAGTTTACTAGTATTTCAATTACGGTCAACTATGATGGTAGATGTCTGGGTAATATAAGCAGAGCAGTTTTTTTAAAGGGCTCAGACCATGTATGGTTGGCTTTCTGCGAACTAGAGCCTTTTACCCTAGCGAATGGAAGTCTGCAAATTTGTTTTGAATGGGATTCAGATGAAATACTTGTCAAGCATTGCGGAGTCCATCTAGTACGCAAGGAAGAGAAGAATGCTAAGAGGAAGcgtgatgatgatgacgagAAATACTATTCAATGGATGACAATTTAGAGGATGGCGATGTTGGGGATTGA